In Acetomicrobium sp. S15 = DSM 107314, the sequence TTACGAATTGGACGAGGCCGATTGGGATAGAGTTATGGCTGTAAATGTCAAAGGCATGTGGCTGTGTGCGCGCGAGGTCTTCCCGGACATGCGTTCACAGGGCTGGGGCCGTATCATAAATATAGCCTCTGACACCGTTTATATTGGGCGGGGCAACGGCCTTCAATACATTACTTCCAAAGCAGCAGTAGTTGGGCTCACAAGGGCGCTTGCCTTCGAGGTGGGGCAATTTGGCATTACAGTTAATGCAATTTCGCCCGGATTGACGCAGAGCGAGACGGTTCGGGAAAACGACTTCGGGCAGATGAGCGAGGAGCTGGCCAAAAACTCGGCCATACCGAGGCTTGAATACCCTGAGGATTTAGTCGGAACTGCGGCTTGGCTTGCCTCAGACGATGCTGCCTTCGTGACAGGACAGACCATAAGCGTATCCGGAGGCTTAAGCCTGCATTAAACTATGAAGCAAGCGACCACGTGGGACAATCGCTGCCCCACGTGGTCGGCATTGGCTACGCTACAAGTTTTTAAGAAACGTTAGCTGACTTATTTACAAGCAGGAACTTCCTCTGTCTTTGGGGGTTTTATTCTGTCCGGAGTCTTCTGGAATTTCCTCGAGCTCAATATTGCAGCAACAACATGAATTCTTTTTGGCTTTTCTTTCCCGATAAGACGTGCAAACACCCCCCTTTTTCTCCTTTTCGTTATTATTTTGCATATTTCCCGACTTCCGCACATTTAATGCCTAAACCCTTGTAAACACAGGATTCTTAAAAAATATAGGCACTACAATGCCCATTCCCAAGGGTTTATCCTCCCTAAGCTATGCCTGTTCCTATACCTTTCGAGCGACGTAATTATTGTCGGCTTAGGATCTCTCTTCAACCCCACTGCGCCGTATATCTTTTTCGCTTCTGGGCTCATGGCTCTGGGAAACCTGTATATCGTGCCCGTCGAAGAGTCTTTCATTATGACGCTATCCACCTTGGATAAGACCTGCCTCACTTCGTCCAAGGAGTAAGACTTGCCCTTACAGAGTTTGAGCCTGTGCTCTAAGTGCCTTTGAAGCGTAAAGGCTATATAGCAGATGGCTATGTGAGATTCTATCCTCTCCTTCTTCCAGTGAAAGATGGGTCTAAAGCGCAAGGGCCCTTTGGCCACCCTGAAGGATTCCTCTATCTTCCAGAAGTTTTTGTAATATTGCAATACCTCGGGGATATCCTCTCTTCTGACATTCATGTTGGTGACTATCCCGCTTGTTCCATCCCAGGAGGCATCCTCTGCCACCTTCGCCTCATCGAGATCGTAGATCGGGCGGCGCGTTCGAGTTGCTTTGGCGAGCTGGACAAGTATATAAACTATATAATTAGCATGCTGCATAAGGAACAAAAGCATGATATAGGGGCAACACGAAGCTAATTAAAATCTGACAGGCTCACTAAAAATCTTCCACCCAAAGCAAATAATCGAATTTATCCTTAAGAGCGTTGTAAAGTTTCTTATCTGCAGTGACAAGGGGAGCTTTTTGAGCTTGGGCC encodes:
- a CDS encoding SDR family NAD(P)-dependent oxidoreductase, whose product is MNCERLKGRVALVTGGGRGIGKAIAKRLYQEKADVVICGTTEDVLKRAAEEVATDGREVLPIVCDVSDAKQVRAMVKKARERFGKVDILVNNAAIMLRHIGFERAVRPFYELDEADWDRVMAVNVKGMWLCAREVFPDMRSQGWGRIINIASDTVYIGRGNGLQYITSKAAVVGLTRALAFEVGQFGITVNAISPGLTQSETVRENDFGQMSEELAKNSAIPRLEYPEDLVGTAAWLASDDAAFVTGQTISVSGGLSLH
- a CDS encoding IS1634 family transposase; translation: MLLFLMQHANYIVYILVQLAKATRTRRPIYDLDEAKVAEDASWDGTSGIVTNMNVRREDIPEVLQYYKNFWKIEESFRVAKGPLRFRPIFHWKKERIESHIAICYIAFTLQRHLEHRLKLCKGKSYSLDEVRQVLSKVDSVIMKDSSTGTIYRFPRAMSPEAKKIYGAVGLKRDPKPTIITSLERYRNRHSLGRINPWEWAL